One genomic window of SAR202 cluster bacterium includes the following:
- a CDS encoding glutamate--tRNA ligase, which produces MSVRVRFAPSPTGQPHIGNVRTALFNWLFARRHGGKFIVRIEDTDQQRLVPGALEGILESLKWLGIDWDEGPQVDGPYKPYLQSQRLTIYKDAVDFLISCGHAYRCFCTPERLEAMRKEQMQNKQPPGYDGRCLRLAPDEKQVLESSGTPSVVRFHMPDEGIIRLDDLIRGEVSWQSELIDDFVMLKSDGFPTYHLANVVDDHHMKITHVLRAEEWLPSTPRHLKLYEAFSWQPPFFGHMPMILGPDRSKLSKRHGATSVLEYREKGYLPDALLNFMALLGWSLDDKTEVMDRRALQGNFSLERVVKSAAIFNIEKLDWMNGVYIRSLDKEQLCQALLDFWKAYPPAGIPQPLDQDYLLRILPLIHERLKNLAEAASLISFFFDQGFTPNVKEMQKAMDTSRALPALNSTLDNLKAAPAFDSKTLEERLRALGEQLGLSPRQFFGLLRLAVTAATVSPPLFETMEVLGRERCLQRIAAAIDALTSENSSRL; this is translated from the coding sequence ATGTCCGTTAGAGTTAGATTTGCGCCCAGCCCCACGGGCCAGCCTCACATTGGCAACGTCCGCACCGCCCTGTTCAACTGGCTCTTCGCCCGCCGCCACGGCGGCAAGTTCATCGTGCGAATCGAGGACACGGACCAGCAGCGCCTAGTGCCCGGCGCCCTGGAAGGCATCCTCGAATCCTTGAAGTGGCTAGGCATCGACTGGGACGAAGGCCCCCAGGTTGACGGCCCCTACAAGCCCTATCTCCAGTCCCAGCGCCTCACTATTTACAAAGACGCCGTCGACTTTCTCATATCCTGCGGCCACGCCTACCGGTGTTTCTGTACCCCTGAGCGCCTCGAAGCTATGCGCAAAGAGCAGATGCAAAACAAGCAGCCCCCCGGCTACGATGGCCGCTGCCTCCGCCTCGCCCCCGACGAAAAACAAGTCTTGGAATCCTCCGGCACACCCTCCGTCGTGCGCTTCCACATGCCTGACGAAGGCATCATCCGCCTCGATGACCTCATCCGGGGCGAGGTCTCCTGGCAAAGCGAGCTTATCGACGACTTTGTCATGCTCAAGTCCGACGGCTTCCCCACCTATCACCTCGCCAACGTGGTGGATGACCATCACATGAAGATTACCCACGTCCTCCGCGCCGAGGAGTGGCTCCCCAGCACTCCACGACACCTCAAGCTCTACGAGGCCTTTAGCTGGCAGCCCCCTTTCTTCGGCCACATGCCCATGATTCTGGGGCCGGATCGCTCCAAGCTCTCCAAGCGCCACGGCGCCACCTCCGTCCTCGAATATCGAGAGAAGGGCTACCTGCCCGACGCCTTGCTGAACTTCATGGCCCTCCTCGGCTGGTCCCTGGACGATAAGACGGAGGTTATGGACCGCCGCGCCCTCCAGGGGAACTTCTCCCTGGAACGCGTCGTCAAGTCCGCCGCCATCTTCAACATCGAAAAACTGGACTGGATGAACGGCGTCTACATTCGCAGCCTGGATAAAGAGCAGCTTTGCCAGGCCTTGCTGGACTTCTGGAAAGCTTACCCGCCCGCCGGCATCCCTCAGCCCCTCGACCAGGACTACCTTCTGCGCATCCTTCCCCTCATCCACGAGCGCCTCAAAAACCTGGCTGAGGCCGCATCCCTTATCTCATTCTTCTTCGACCAGGGCTTCACGCCCAACGTCAAAGAGATGCAAAAGGCTATGGATACTTCCCGTGCCTTGCCTGCTCTAAACAGCACTCTGGATAACCTAAAAGCTGCTCCCGCCTTCGATTCCAAGACCCTCGAAGAAAGGCTCCGCGCCCTGGGCGAGCAGTTAGGCCTCTCGCCGCGGCAATTCTTCGGCCTCCTTCGACTGGCCGTCACCGCCGCCACCGTCTCCCCTCCCCTTTTCGAGACCATGGAAGTCCTGGGCCGTGAACGGTGTCTCCAACGCATCGCCGCCGCCATCGACGCCCTCACATCGGAAAATTCCTCCAGGTTGTAA
- a CDS encoding RluA family pseudouridine synthase, translating into MKTREFTARQDSRRLDLFLTATDLNLSRAQAQRLIKQGRVILNGVLHLPSDRVRVGDLVSVTIPDPAPAGLAAESIPLNIVYQDDDLLVVDKPAGLTVHPSPGHPSGTLVNALLALYPDLPGIGGEQRPGIVHRLDKDTSGLIMVAKTEQAHRELSRQLKERSIKKGYLVLVHGRVKSKEGVVDAPIARDQRHRKRMAVLSWGRHARTRYRVLWQCDLYTLVEASPETGRTHQIRVHMAHLGHPLVGDTLYSGKNVGISRHFLHAHKLGFTHPISGQWQDFQSPLPDELRCLLESVGGAGVVENDLLGRATNRAR; encoded by the coding sequence ATGAAGACTAGGGAGTTCACCGCTCGCCAGGACTCTCGACGCCTGGACCTCTTCCTCACCGCCACCGACCTCAACCTTAGCCGTGCCCAGGCCCAGCGCCTCATAAAGCAGGGCCGCGTCATCCTCAACGGCGTCCTGCACCTCCCCAGCGACCGTGTTCGCGTCGGCGATCTGGTTTCTGTCACCATACCAGACCCCGCCCCGGCTGGGCTGGCGGCGGAGTCTATCCCCCTGAACATCGTTTATCAGGATGACGATTTGCTGGTAGTGGACAAGCCCGCCGGCCTCACCGTCCACCCCTCGCCCGGCCACCCATCCGGCACCCTGGTCAACGCCCTCCTGGCCTTGTATCCCGACTTGCCCGGCATCGGCGGAGAGCAGCGGCCAGGAATAGTCCATCGGCTGGACAAAGACACCTCCGGCCTCATCATGGTCGCAAAGACCGAGCAAGCCCATCGAGAGTTATCGCGGCAGCTAAAAGAGCGCTCCATAAAGAAAGGCTACCTAGTCCTGGTCCATGGCCGCGTAAAATCCAAAGAAGGCGTCGTCGACGCCCCCATCGCCCGCGACCAGCGGCATCGAAAGCGAATGGCCGTCCTCTCCTGGGGCCGCCACGCCCGCACCCGATACCGCGTTTTGTGGCAATGCGACCTGTACACCTTAGTCGAGGCCAGCCCCGAAACCGGCCGCACCCACCAGATCCGGGTCCACATGGCCCATCTCGGCCACCCCCTAGTCGGCGACACGCTATACAGCGGCAAGAATGTGGGTATATCCCGTCACTTCCTCCACGCCCACAAACTCGGCTTCACCCATCCCATCAGTGGCCAGTGGCAGGATTTCCAGTCCCCCCTGCCCGACGAGTTACGCTGCCTGCTGGAATCAGTGGGCGGCGCAGGCGTGGTAGAAAACGATTTGCTTGGGCGTGCTACAAACAGGGCAAGGTAG
- the lspA gene encoding signal peptidase II, with translation MAHPHLPKKLKVPWYQDWLLLPVIGIIYLLDQVTKYWAEENLCPSRSIPEEGSFRLTCTYNTGTAFGLFPDQTILLIIASFIGMGVLLLVYRHQPFPSPWLRLSLGMQLGGAIGNLTDRLRFGQVTDFVQLAWWPVFNLADASIVIGIIILIAVFILSGDKDEKKAQDTDARLQTEPSPPLDAGPNPPPAQPTDSPPTSAPQETRPPARPTDED, from the coding sequence ATGGCCCACCCTCACCTCCCCAAAAAACTGAAAGTCCCCTGGTATCAGGACTGGCTCCTCCTGCCCGTCATCGGTATCATCTATCTCCTGGACCAGGTCACCAAGTACTGGGCCGAGGAGAACCTCTGTCCCTCCCGCTCGATTCCTGAGGAAGGCTCCTTCCGGCTTACCTGCACTTATAACACCGGCACCGCCTTCGGCCTCTTCCCAGACCAGACCATCCTCCTCATCATCGCCTCCTTCATCGGCATGGGCGTGCTCCTGCTGGTCTATCGCCATCAGCCCTTCCCAAGCCCTTGGCTGCGGCTCAGCCTCGGCATGCAGCTCGGCGGCGCCATTGGCAACCTCACGGACCGGCTCCGCTTCGGCCAGGTCACCGATTTTGTGCAGCTAGCCTGGTGGCCCGTCTTCAACCTCGCCGACGCCTCCATCGTCATCGGTATCATCATCCTCATCGCTGTGTTCATCCTCTCGGGGGATAAAGACGAAAAGAAAGCGCAAGACACTGACGCGCGACTCCAAACGGAGCCATCTCCTCCCCTGGACGCCGGCCCCAACCCGCCCCCAGCCCAGCCCACCGACTCCCCTCCGACCTCCGCCCCCCAGGAAACCCGCCCCCCAGCCCGTCCTACCGATGAAGACTAG